The genomic interval GCTCGCCGATGCGTTTCGCCGGCCGCCGGAGTTCGGCGTTTCATCCGATGCCGTGCCATACGGGCCGCGGGTCGGGGTCTGCGCATGCGAGTGCCGGTCGGCGGGCGGCTATCAGTGGCTGTATCCGGGGCTGATCCTGCCCATGGGCGGCTTGGGCGACGGCGGATGCGGCTGCGCCGGTCGCGGCTGCGACGTCCGCGCGCCCCTCGACGGAGCGGATGTCAGGCTTCGTCCCTGAGCGCGCAGATTCCGGGTCCTGAGGCAAACCCCTGCTTTCTGGGGCGAGCCGCCGGCAGACCGGCGATGGCCTGCGCCACACGCCGGACGGCGACATCGGCCGCCGGAAGCGCGCCGCCCAGCAGCATGAAGTCGTGGATCATGTCGGGGAAATAGAGGGTCTCGACCGGAACGCCGTTCTCCCGCAATCGTCCGGCATAAGCGGCCGCTTCGTCGCGCAGCGGATCGAACCCGGCATAGAGGACGACCGACGGCGGAAGCAGGCTGACGTCATAGGCGAACAGCGGCGAGAGGCGCCACAGGCCCGGCTTGCCGTGGCCGGCAGCATAGTTCTGGCGGTACCAGCGATGCGTCTTGTCCGTGAGCAGATAGCGGTCGCCCATGGCCTTGTGCGACGGCATGCAGGCCGACATGTCGAGACACGGATAAAGAAGAATCTGGCGATGGGGCTGATAGCCCGTCGCCTCGTTGCACTCCGCCAGACAGACCGCGGCGGCGAGATTGCCGCCCGCGCCGTCGCCGGCAAGGCCGATGCGATCGGGATCTATTCCGAGCCAGCCCTGGTTGGCATGTGCCCAGCGCAGGGCGGCGCGCGCGTCCTCGAAGGCCGCCGGAAAGGGGTGCTCGGGGGCCAGACGATAATGCACATAGATGACGATGCCGGCGGTCGCGTTCGCGAGCTGGCGGCAGAGCGGTTCGTAGATGTCGAACGTCCCGGCCGTCCAGCCGCCGCCGTGCAGAAAGAGAAGGGCGGGCATGGCCTTTCGGCCCGTGCTGCCGGCCGGACGGATGACGCTCACCGCCGGCCCGTCGCCGCCGCGGGGATGGACATGAAAGACGCTGTCGACCGCCACGCGATCGGCCAGAAACGGCTTGCGGCACGCCTCGTAGCGCCGCCGAAACTCCTCGATATCGTCGAAAGGCTGCGGTGCGCGGCACGCGAGCTGCGCGATCACGTCGAGGGCCGCCGATGCCGGCTGGCCGGCATGCGCTTCCCAAACCAGACGCGGTTCCGCAGACGGCACAGGAATCGCGGGCGCGCTCCGCGTCCAACCGGCGTCCTGCCTCATTTCGGCCTCCGAATAGTCTAGTACATCGATATACTAACCGGTCTCGTCGTATTGCGATAGGGCCGTCGGCTGGCTATACAGGGCGCAGCTGGGGATCAAATGCTGTCAAACAAAGCCAAATACGCGTTCAAGGCGATGTTCGCGCTGGCGCGCCTTGCGCCGGGCGAGCTGTTGCAGTCGTGGGGCATTGCGACGCAGGAAAACATCTCGAAGAAGTTTCTCGATCTCATCCTTTTGGAATTGCGGGGTCAGGGCCTGATCCGAACCGTGCGGGGCCAGCACGGCGGCTATGCGCTGGCCAAGCCGCCGAGCGAGATCACGCTTGGCGAGATCGTCCGGATCATCGATGGCCCGCTGGCGCCGATCGCCTGCGCGAGCGTCACGGCCTATCGCCGCTGCAAGGACTGCAAGGACGAGGCGAATTGCCTGGTCCGCCAGAGCATGCGTCGCGTGCGGGACGCGGCGTCCGACATTCTGGACCACACCACGCTGGCGAGCGCCCTGTTGATGGAGAAGGCCCGAAAGACGCCACAGAAGCAGAAGCGCCGCACCGCCGCCTGACTACCAATCCAGCATCGGAAACAAGGTGTCGGCGATCCAGTGCGCGCGCTGCAGATGCGATCGCACGACGCGCTGCATGCGATCGCGGTTCGCGCGCGGATCGATGCGGAAGATCTCCTGCGCGAGCTCCGCTTCCGAGGCGCCTTCCGATTCGTCGTGCAGCAGGCGCGCATAGATCGCGATATGGCGCCGGTCGTAATCCGAGAGCGCGTCGCTCCAGGGGCAGGGCCCCCAAAGCCGGATCGCCGCCACAGGGCTTTCGCCGGCTTCGGCAGGCATGCCCGCTTGCAGCATTCGAGAGGCGGTTCCGGACATCGTCGTCAATCCCGAAAACAGCCGGGCGTTCGCCGCCGGCCGACTAGAAACAACGCATCGCCCGCTATTCGGCCGCGATCTTGAGGTCGGGAGCGCGCACCTCCTTGCGGCGCGTGACGCTCGATCTGCCGTCCACACTGACCGGCACGTC from Rhizomicrobium sp. carries:
- a CDS encoding Rrf2 family transcriptional regulator, whose protein sequence is MLSNKAKYAFKAMFALARLAPGELLQSWGIATQENISKKFLDLILLELRGQGLIRTVRGQHGGYALAKPPSEITLGEIVRIIDGPLAPIACASVTAYRRCKDCKDEANCLVRQSMRRVRDAASDILDHTTLASALLMEKARKTPQKQKRRTAA
- a CDS encoding alpha/beta hydrolase — protein: MPSAEPRLVWEAHAGQPASAALDVIAQLACRAPQPFDDIEEFRRRYEACRKPFLADRVAVDSVFHVHPRGGDGPAVSVIRPAGSTGRKAMPALLFLHGGGWTAGTFDIYEPLCRQLANATAGIVIYVHYRLAPEHPFPAAFEDARAALRWAHANQGWLGIDPDRIGLAGDGAGGNLAAAVCLAECNEATGYQPHRQILLYPCLDMSACMPSHKAMGDRYLLTDKTHRWYRQNYAAGHGKPGLWRLSPLFAYDVSLLPPSVVLYAGFDPLRDEAAAYAGRLRENGVPVETLYFPDMIHDFMLLGGALPAADVAVRRVAQAIAGLPAARPRKQGFASGPGICALRDEA
- a CDS encoding DUF2285 domain-containing protein — encoded protein: MPAEAGESPVAAIRLWGPCPWSDALSDYDRRHIAIYARLLHDESEGASEAELAQEIFRIDPRANRDRMQRVVRSHLQRAHWIADTLFPMLDW